One Rosa chinensis cultivar Old Blush chromosome 3, RchiOBHm-V2, whole genome shotgun sequence DNA window includes the following coding sequences:
- the LOC112193813 gene encoding rop guanine nucleotide exchange factor 7 — protein MEGPFTHQEEREGAHLQNQYQQLKLCLPLVRFRGPNIQNPVSIFGFCLSKYIRSLYSRARISNSCCLGRLTYNGMVVMNNSAFCDSTEEGIAAMESEGLDEIVGKGETFGELIEIVEKGRESCSSSDFLTSETTVHEEQSHSSSEETSSPPSLGWPVKKSEAPDCTSENGAEAHLDDRKLQKQGSTISETELMKERFSKLLLGEDMSGCGNGVCTALAISNAITNLCATLFGQLWRLEPLPREKKLMWRREMEWLLCVSDHIVELKPSWQTFPDGSKLEVMSCRPRSDLYVNLPALRKLDNMLLEILDGFDETEFWYVDQGILAPDADGSTSFRRAFQRQEEKWWLPVPRVPPGGLHESTRKQVQHKRDCTNQILKAAMAINSITLADIEVPESYLEALPKNGRASLGDVIYRYISSDQFSPECLLDCLDLSSEHQAIEIANRVESSIYLWRQKINSKPKNNNTRNSSKSSWEMVKDMMVVDADKRELLAERAESLLICLKQRFPGLPQTSLDMSKIQYNKDVGKSILESYSRVLESLAFNIVARIDDLLYVDDLTRHSDQFPSRHSDQFPSISKVSVISHKATPIPYSSVPISSTPYKTAYATPSFSPAQRASPLRVERSPFTTNARISPQRGLGVKKVLTDYLSIDAKGKNYSNSTETPDSASDTMQTTLESQMGLGSFESSNASSSPATQDSDTQERTHV, from the exons ATGGAAGGACCTTTCACTCACCAAGAGGAAAGAGAAGGAGCCCATCTACAAAACCAGTACCAACAGCTCAAGCTTTGTCTGCCATTGGTGAGGTTCAGAGGACCCAATATCCAGAACCCAGTTTCCATATTTGGGTTTTGCCTGTCCAAGTACATAAGAAGCCTCTATTCCAGAGCTCGAATCTCTAACTCTTGTTGCTTGGGGAGGCTGACTTACAATGGTATGGTAGTGATGAACAACTCTGCATTTTGTGATTCAACTGAAGAAGGAATAGCTGCAATGGAAAGTGAGGGGCTTGATGAAATTGTGGGTAAAGGTGAGACCTTTGGGGAGTTGATTGAGATTGTGGAGAAGGGTCGTGAGAGCTGTTCAAGTTCAGATTTTTTGACATCTGAGACTACAGTGCATGAGGAGCAGAGTCACAGTAGCTCTGAGGAGACATCTTCTCCACCCTCATTGGGTTGGCCTGTTAAGAAATCTGAGGCACCAGATTGTACCAGTGAGAATGGGGCTGAAGCCCATTTGGATGATAGGAAATTACAGAAACAAGGGTCTACAATCTCAG AGACTGAGTTGATGAAGGAGAGGTTTTCAAAATTGCTGCTTGGAGAAGATATGTCAGGTTGTGGAAATGGGGTTTGTACAGCATTGGCTATATCGAATGCGATTACTAATCTTTGTG CAACCCTATTTGGGCAACTTTGGAGACTAGAACCTCTACCGCGGGAGAAGAAATTGATGTGGCGAAGAGAGATGGAATGGCTTCTTTGTGTGAGTGATCACATCGTTGAGTTGAAACCTTCTTGGCAGACATTTCCAGACGGAAGCAAATTGGAG GTCATGAGTTGCAGACCCCGCTCAGATCTTTATGTTAATCTCCCAGCCCTTCGCAAATTGGATAACATGCTTCTT GAAATATTAGATGGTTTTGACGAGACAGAGTTCTGGTATGTTGACCAAGGAATTCTGGCTCCAGATGCTGATGGATCAACCTCCTTCCGAAGAGCATTTCAACGCCAAGAAGAGAAGTGGTGGCTTCCTGTGCCCCGAGTTCCTCCTGGTGGACTCCATGAAAGTACAAGAAAGCAAGTGCAGCACAAGCGTGATTGCACAAATCAAATACTTAAAGCTGCAATGGCAATCAATAGTATCACTTTAGCTGATATCGAAGTCCCTGAATCATATCTGGAAGCTCTTCCAAAG AATGGAAGAGCAAGCTTAGGGGATGTTATTTATCGATATATTTCATCAGATCAATTCTCCCCTGAATGTCTGCTTGATTGCCTTGATCTGTCCTCTGAACATCAAGCTATAGAGATTGCCAACAGAGTTGAGTCCTCAATCTACTTGTGGCGCCAAAAGATAAACTCAAAACCTAAAAATAACAATACCAGAAATAGTTCAAAGTCGTCATGGGAAATGGTCAAGGACATGATGGTGGTTGATGCAGATAAAAGGGAATTACTTGCAGAAAGAGCAGAAAGTCTCTTAATTTGTTTGAAGCAACGCTTCCCCGGTCTTCCACAGACATCCCTCGATATGAGCAAGATTCAGTACAATAAG GATGTTGGGAAATCCATCTTGGAGAGCTATTCAAGGGTTCTTGAGAGCCTGGCATTCAACATTGTGGCACGCATTGATGATCTGCTTTATGTAGATGACTTGACCAGGCATTCAGATCAGTTCCCATCACGGCACTCCGATCAGTTCCCATCAATCTCCAAAGTTAGTGTGATTTCACACAAGGCAACTCCTATTCCATACTCATCAGTGCCCATCTCAAGCACTCCATATAAAACAGCTTATGCCACACCAAGCTTTTCACCTGCACAGCGAGCTAGCCCTCTCCGGGTAGAACGATCACCATTCACGACCAATGCCAGGATTTCTCCTCAGCGCGGATTGGGCGTAAAGAAAGTTCTGACCGATTATCTTAGCAttgatgcaaaaggaaagaattACAGCAACTCAACTGAGACACCGGATTCAGCCTCAGACACAATGCAAACAACTCTTGAATCTCAAATGGGACTAGGTTCTTTTGAGTCTTCAAATGCATCAAGCAGCCCAGCAACTCAGGACTCGGACACGCAAGAAAGAACCCACGTTTGA